The following nucleotide sequence is from Oenanthe melanoleuca isolate GR-GAL-2019-014 chromosome 5, OMel1.0, whole genome shotgun sequence.
TATCACTCctgtcacacagcccagcagtggcagcagggaggggacaacCATGGAATccttggaaaagacctttaagatcatcacATTCAGACCTCAACCCAACACCAGCACCTTGTTCACCACCAGCCCCAAGTCAACCTAAGgccttttcctcttgtttcttgtttcctgggagcagagcccaaccCCCACCttgctgcaccctcctgtcaggagttACAGAGTCAGAAGATTTCCTCTGAGCCTCCTGTTGCTCAGGTTAAAGTGCCCTGTTCACATCACTAAACCTGTCCCATTATCAGGCATTGATACTCATTTCTCTTCCCCCATCCCTCCAATCTCTCTGCTCTTATCTTCCTCCTGGGGCTCTGGAGAAGCCACCCCCTCCCATGATGGGCTTGcactgtgcccagcacacagctttCATTTCAGAGGCATTAAAAGCATATGCAAGTATCTCATTAAAATCCAATTCTATGAAAATGTATGTCCTTTTAGAGTTGAAATATATCCTTCTAATGCCAAATACTGTCACCTGATGGGGCCAACTACATGGAGAATCTTTTCTCCATCCAAGGGATAATCCACATCTGGAGGTGGAGAGGGAcgctggaaataaaaaaaaacttgtattattattttagagCCCAAAAAGGCTGCAGCCACCTCAAAAGAGCAGGAAGAGTTTCATCCTCAGCTCACCTCAGCACTGCCATCAATGTTGAACTTGGCTGCCTGGATTTTCAGTCCCCTCTGGAGATCACTCACAAAGCACGTGCGGactgcagagggaagagaggggCAGAGGTGAGGCCTTGGTGGATCCTTTCATCACCAGCAAAACCATTTTCCTTAATTTAGAGAACACACACTCCAGGCCCTTGCTGGTCCAAGATATTGTCAAATACATGCAAAGAGAAGCAGTCTCTACACTCAAGCAGAGTTCAGGTGCTCTCTAGACCCCAACTTCAATGAAGCTGACACTGAAATTATGTTGGAAATCCTGCCTGTCCTTTCTCACACAAACCACACAAGATTTAAAGCTCCTGATGGTGCCTCAAGGTGCCAGGGGCTGTATCCTGCCTTCACTGCAGGTCTTGCACCACAGCTTCAAATGAGGCATGGCtcattttttaaacaagctCCAATCCTGTAACATTTTCCTTACTGCAACTCTTCCAAACCCTAAGAATTCCAGAGGGTTTTTCTGCTTGCAGACAGCACTGACAGCACACAGTCTCATTTGTATCTCAGCTGCTACTGTTATCATACacttatttatttgtatttggcACAGGTGAGCATCTTCTTTATAAACTTGCTGTCACAAAGAAACAATGCTTCAACACACAGACAACAACAATTTCATGCCTAGCCTGTTGTCTCTGGTTCCAAAAGACTGCATAGAAAACAACTAGTCAGAAAAAGTGTAGAAGTCCAGGAATCAGAATAGCAACTTCCACTTCACTAAGCACCAgctgaatttattttgcatttgacTGATGGATTTCCTCCTGATTTGACCCAAGGGATATATACTAGTTACTGTTTTCTAGGAAAACATCTTTTTCCATCTGTTGCACATGTAACAATTACATAGGAGTTCATCCAAGTTCTGCCCAAAGactattttttttgtgtagTAAATGTAGTTCCTGTCTCCTCTTGCCTACCTTAATTAACACACCAAAATATCttttataaatactttttttttttaaaattaactttaaagCAAATTGAGCCTTTCTAGTTAATCTTTAAACAAGATTACACAACAATGCAATCCTCTTTCTGTGCCCACCTACCAAATATACCTAAAAGTTGCAACTCAACAACACAGAGCTTAAAGTAAAAGAGGAATTCAACacctggttttggttttgctttcaaagagGAAGAACAAAACAAGTTTATCCAAGACGTAATAAATATggcagagaagagaaataaattccTAAATGTAAAATATTGCACACTTGTTATTATCACACTCTACTGCACAATTTCATACACTAGAGTTTCACAAAGTAAACAAATTTACCTTTTATATCCTCTACTATGTCTTCTGGGACTGagcctgaaattaaaaaaaaaaaaccaaacaaatttaGTTTCATTCTTAAATTCTCTTCCTacttaaaaaacctttttttctgagtttgtaTTACATTTAATATATTAAACTTTCACTCTGACAGCAGCTTTCAAAgatttccaaagcagaaaagatATTAAGAACAGCCTTTGTacaaaaaagactgaaaaattacTACAGAACTTTTATCTCAGCCTTTATTCAAAACTGCTGTGAGAAGAGGCTTATCATAAAAACAGCATACTTGTTAAATAACAGAATGATTGGGTTGGAAGAGaacttcaagatcatcaagtccaacccatgccctaacacctcaactagaccatggcaccaaatgccacatccagtctttttctaaacacatccagggatggtgactgcaCCACCTCCCTGGTCAGATCATTCCAGTACTTGATTACTCCttctgtgaaaaactttttcctaatatccaacctatatttcccttggcacagcctaaggctgtgtcctctggtcctgtcagttgctgcctggagaaagagaccaaccccacctggctacagccacctttcagggagctgtaaaGAGTGAtcaggtcacccctgagtctccttttctccaggctaaacacccccagctccctcagccattcctcacagggtttgtgttccaagcccctcaccagccttgttgcctcctctggacacactccagcccctcaacaTCCTCCCTGAACTGAGTggccagagctggacacagcactcaaagtgtggcctcaccagtgctgagcacaggacaagaatgacctccctgctcctgctggccacactgttcctgatccaggccaAGAAAGAACAGGCCACATGAGATGCAGTGAATCCTAACCCCATTTTACTCACTGTTAGGATGAATACCCtttccccagtgcagctcccacACAGATGCCCCATCCCAGTCCTTACCCATCACGGAGGGAAGGCTCTGTCCCTTGGCCAGTCCTGTATCCACCGtgcactgctccagcagctgatACTCCAGCTCCCTAAAACAGCACAGGAGGTGGGAAAGACAGCCatgagctcagcctggctctctGCACTACACTCCAGGGACTGGATGAATTCCTTTCAGTTATATCCTTCTAAACATAAACTTAAGAAGACCCCATTTCCACAGTTTTTACCACATCAGCAACAGCCACACAGTTTTAACTCTACAAATTGGATGATGTTACAGCAAGTTAAGAtttaaaagaggaatttttGCTCATGGTCAAAGCGGAACTtccacaaataaataatttgtaatCTGGAATGGATAACTATGAACTTACTTGTGGATGGCTTTTCCTCCCAGGGGAAGGGAACCCCAGCAACTCAGGATTGGAATTCCCTCATAAATCTACAGGAAGATAGGAAATTCTCCTCTTTTTCATTATGAGTTTTCAGTCTGCTGGAACTAAATGCCTTTTCCCTTTTACAATCCCTTGCATCAGCCACTTTCTAACTGCTTTCATCCAAAGATAATTTTTAGTCAATTAAAATCCCATGTTTCACTACAGCCCCAGTGGTGAAAAGGCAAGGATACAGGCAGCACCAAGCTTTCTGCATATCCACAGTCCAGCACCATGGCAGAGTTGATCCCCAGTGTCAGGAGAGACATCAGGTGGCTTGgagcaaacaaaacagaaggTACCTACACGGAAACCAAAAGCAAAGTTGActgaaggggagaaaaaagaaacaaaaaagaaacaaagcattGATGCCTTCCCTGAATggcattttaaagcaaaacccaaacaactgtATCTTGAATTATTCCAGTACTAATCTAATGAACAAAATACAATAGGATTCCAAATTCTGTGTTCATTCTCTTTGTGGTGCACCCAGGTACTTCAGTAATGATGGATGTTGGAATGGGCTTGTTAGAAAAGCAAGTGTTGGCTATAAAACTCAGGTCAAGTTCCTTATTgttactgaaaagaaattaaagaagcTGAAATTGAAAAGCTGTAAAAAGTTGAAGATGTGAATCAAAGTGTCAGAAAATCCATAAAAGTGTGCCTTATGACAAACACTACTGCACCCAAACAGAGGCTGTTTGAAACACTCTCACAAAAACAATGTGGAAACTCAAGTTAAAATTACATGAGAGTTACTTCCTTCTCCCAGAATTCCATAGATCAAGTTTCCTAGAAAGCAACAGCTCCTTTAAAGGAACACTTTGAAATGTgaattaaatgagaaatttcaataaaatttcCACTTACAGGAAATGTACTGATCCTTAACCCAGAGACAGAAGGTAAAATATTGACCCTGGATTAATAAACCACTCTTTGCaccaaatagaaaaatataaatcagaGAGAATAAACCTTCCATCAGTATTAAGTGGCTTCTTAACAAGTTACAAGGTCTCTCCATCAAAATATGACTGAATGCATGAGCCATTTTCAAAAAACCATTTTGCATGGGATGTGCTTTAGCTGAGACATTTTATTGCTGTAAAGGGATTAGgaaacaaaacctcaaaaagCAACTCAAATCTTTCAGCAAGTTGAAGTAATCAGAAAATTTTACTAATAGTAAGACAGAATTATGCAGGAGTTTGACATCAATTGGTAAACTGTGCTGTGGAAGGACAGTGAGGAAGTACTGCAGACAAACTAGTTTCACTACTTTCTATAGTAAAACCTTAACCTTTGTTGCGTCTGAATTAAGGAAGCATGGAGTCACCttctaaaacattttctcttgcaACTGAGCAAGAATTAGGTTCAGACTTCCCACAGAATCCTTGACTGGTTGGGTTGGATTGAACCTTAAGGATCATTCAGTTCCACcctgtcctgggttggtgttttgtctgctcctctcccgctcccacacctcgctgtctgcatggagctgccgccggtgccctttctcccccctgggggggtggtgccccgggctgggcttgcttggcttgccctgctgctgctgctgctgctgctgctgctgctgctgcttgctgctgcttgctgctgcttgctgctaccccagcccagctgcttttgccctattgcttctgccccgctgctgctgctgctgccccggctctgccctggctgctgctgccttcccctccccctatctctccttcagctccaagatctgtaccggctccggacgggacctgagcatcagagactgcctccggagcctgcccaagaagcttctcgcccttcccagcagcgaccatctctcacttcggtgaaaacagttcttttgtcatctgggattgtactttcctgttgctgggaagtgtttttttcttgtgtttgttaataaacaagttttttccacttttccccccgagtaaaattctctccgagcccagtggggggggaggaattgtgaggggggtttagtctggggggctcctttggaggcttttccccagttttgtcctaaacttggacacacccttgccatgggcagggacaccttccattatcccaggctgctccaagtcccatccagcctggccttggacactgccagagaTGGGGTAGCCACAGgtggcttttttccccacaattttcttcaaaaagacTGATTAAGCAGAGAAGATATTTGATTTCAAGTAATTTCTTCTCTAAATGAGCACAGCCATGTGCTAGGCAGATATTGACTGTGGCAGAAATCATGAGACTTGCTGACAGGGCACTAGCAAGTGTTTAAATATAAatctggctgcaggcagtgctcaatGGGGATTATTGGATCTGTCTGGGATGGCGCACTGTGAGCTGTATTATCTACAAGGCAGGGAAATCTTGCAGAGTCTTGttaattgctgctgctttgtggcCTCATGAAGAGTCAGACTGGAACAAAAATGGTCTTTAATCCAATTTCAACGCCCTACTTCCTCACAGCAtcatctgatttttcttcttctttacGCCTCTCACTCTTTTGCcactattttcttctttttttttggtccacATCTGGTACTGACTGCAAGCAAAATTTCTCCTGGCAAGTGGAGCAGATTCACACATTTCTGTCAAACACTTACCTCAAAATGCTTGAAAAGGACCCTGGTGAGGGTGTCCCTGAAGTGTGAAGGGCACAGGACTGACTCTATGATCACAACACGCCGGTCCCTGGGATTCACCAGCAGATGCCTACAAAAAGACAAGatgtgtaaaataaaattggGAAGTTCATGCACATATTATGAGATCTGTCCTATATTCATATTCCATTTTCCTCAAAAATCCTAAAGATTTGCATTTAGACAGCATTTGTTATAGCAGACCCCAAAGTCTTCTTCACAAATCTAAAAACCCCAATGATATCCTAAAAGAAAGTCAGGAAACTGAAGCAGGGAAAACAAGCTACAGAGCtttcagcagagcctgcagctctgtATATTCATCACACATTTCTAAAGCAACACAAAGCAATACAAAAATAAGCCATCAATGGCCTGTCCAATGTCATAAAGCACATAAGAATGATGATACTCTGCTACTCAGATGCTCTGATTTTAGTGGGAGAGGATGAAATTGCCCTGATTTCAATTGCAAAGTGATGGTGCAGgacaggagaagaaaggaacaCAAGCCATAGCAGATCTGAGgcacagaaattaaatcctGTTTCCCTATGATGGCTTTCACAGTGTAAAAATATGGAttggaaacaaagagaaaagacCAACTCCAATTTCATTATTCACTAATGGTACTAAAACCAGAATAAAGAGATGTTTGCTGAGGTAAAAAACATTCCACAGGTAAAGATTCCTCCTTCCAAACCACTGTGGAGTCTGCACTGATAGGAGCTTCAGCCCTACCAAAATCAGTGCAACTCCTGAGGTAATGCCTTCCCCTTCTCAGGCCCTTCATAAATACCTCAACTGAAAGGTAATTCATGAAAGACTTTCTGCTTTTACAGAgcaactgctgctgcaggacaggaacTCTGTAAGAAAACCTGGATCTCTGCACCAACAGAGCCAGGCAGCCCCTTGCAAAGTCtcatctctgttttcttctccaaCCAGGAAGTGTCCATCCACTGCTCacacccctggcagtgctcagggaaGGCCTGGATAGCTGGGAGGTGTCTCACCTGAAATACAGCATGTGGATAAATTCCTTCAGGTAGGAATACAGCTCTTCTGTATTGATGTTGTACTGAACCACCTTgacaggctgggaagggaaaatacCCACAATGCTCAAATGTTGGGCAGTgattatttatatacatttacaTGTATTCATATATGATATGTAAAGAAATATGTATGATACATAATATAATCTGACATTATATATAAACACTCACTCTTGCCTGATTTGCTCTTTGTCCTTAGAACATCTCATAAACTCACCCTATAACTAAATTCCAGAGTTAATTAAAGCTAATTTTTCATATAAGCAACTTAGAATCAGTTTTCCAAATCTGCCACTCTCTactaaagaaaaaggaaaacagcataACTAGGCAAAGCAATTTCTCAATAAATGCCCCAAAACACAAGTTCCATGGGGGCTGAGCAGCAATTACCATCAGCACTGGCATCACACTTACCTGCACCTACTCACAGGTTTTAACAGCTGcagttaaaataatgaaaaatataataaaatttcagaatattttattcagGCAGTAAAAAATGCCTTGTGATggacagaaaaagcagctgcaaattCTTTCTATGCCATAACA
It contains:
- the ACTR10 gene encoding actin-related protein 10, translating into MPLYEGLGSGGEKTAVVIDLGQAFTKCGFAGETGPRCIIPSEIKKPDVSKPVKVVQYNINTEELYSYLKEFIHMLYFRHLLVNPRDRRVVIIESVLCPSHFRDTLTRVLFKHFEVPSVLFAPSHLMSLLTLGINSAMVLDCGYAESLVLPIYEGIPILSCWGSLPLGGKAIHKELEYQLLEQCTVDTGLAKGQSLPSVMGSVPEDIVEDIKVRTCFVSDLQRGLKIQAAKFNIDGSAERPSPPPDVDYPLDGEKILHVVGPIRDSVVEILFEQDNEETSVATLILDSLVQCPIDTRKQLAENLVVIGGTAMLPGFLHRLMAEIRHLVEKPKYKEALATKTFRIHTPPAKSNCVAWLGGAIFGALQDILGSRSVSKEYYSQTGRIPDWCCLNNPPLEMMFDVGKAPPPLMKRAFSTEK